In the genome of Haliaeetus albicilla chromosome W, bHalAlb1.1, whole genome shotgun sequence, the window CTGTGCTGGGGGTGACTTACAGCCTTGGTGCGGGTTTTGCTGACAGCCACCTCCATCTCCTCAGTGCCGGTGCTGTCATTAGGAGATCCACACTTGTAATCCATTGTGTCTGCCTCTGGTTCCTGGTTCTTCAGGCTGTTTGCTACCGTCTGGATAGCTCGCATCCACTCCTCGCTATGGAGAAAAAGGGGATTGGTGGCACAGGGAGGTGCTGAGGATCACTGAAGGGGGCTGCacctgcccctccagcctttgcAGGCAGATGGGAGTCACAGCTGAGAGATTTTGGGGCTCTCCTGCAGCTAGGATCAACACAATGTGCTATTTATCCCGGATTCCCAAAGGAAGGGGCCATCCCACATGCCTACCGCTCTTCAGGAGAGTCCACGTGGAAAGTCCTCTCAATGACTGTCGTCCACTGCAAGCATCGGATGACAAAGGTGTTGGGCCGAGGCCGCTCAGTCTTCATCAGCTGGCACTCTGtgtaaaaaaagggaaaaggatggTTTGGGATCAAATATCCTCATCCCAAAAATTTTCCCTAACAGCATCGGTGACGAGGACACCCTGCCCAATGCTGGCTTGTAACCACGGACAGCCCTGAAGCCACACTCGCCAACATACCTGCCACGGAGAAGTTATTCAGAGGTGGCAAGCTGTGGTCAGACGTCTCTGGCCGTTCCTTGTAGCCAATGAAGGAGCCATCACTTTTCAGCAGGAAATACCGGGGACGCCACGTTTTGATGTATTCCCCTGCGAGAAAGAGGGGGACGTGGGGGGTGGTGCAGGGGTTTTCGGGGAAGGACTGCTCATAGGGGGTCCCATTGCTGAGGTGGAAAATTAAATGGCAGAAAGACCCCTCATAGACAGAAAATTAAGtggatgtttttcttcaggCTGTTTCTAGGAGCTACTTCAGAGAAGCTCCTGCAAAAAGCAGCCAGCTGCTGTAATTTAGGAGAGGCACAAGCAGCAGGTTAGCCTGAAACACGCTTGCTCTGAGGGAACACAGCACAAAAAAGCTTGCTTCCCCTGGCAGCTCCAAAGTTGACCCGAAGCAGCCTCAGCAGCTCCAGATAAAGAAATAGCATCAGAGAGAGGCCCTGGCTTCCCTCTCTCCAGCTATATTTGCCCAGAAGAAGGAGTAATCCATGAACCTGCTGGACACAAGGATCCAGCTGGGCTGCTGGTGGGAGAAAGGTGGCTGGAGGCAGATGGCTTTCATGCCTGGTCCCCTTACAAACCACCCTcagcaagggaaggaaaaataagaccCACCATCAATGGGTCTAAAAATAAACCCCTACATGTGCAGCTGCTACAATGCTGTAACATTCCCCTTGTAGGGCTAAAAATAAAGGGGCTGGCTGGGGGTCTCACTGCAGGGCCACTGCAGCAGGTGGCTTGGCAAACTGGGTTAGACTGTCTGCGAGGAGATGTTAGGATCATCCTCCGGCTTCCCAATGCGGcaagcaattaaaaacaatGCTGCCGGAGGATTTGCTTGTGGCACAGACCAAACGCTAGTGAAGTGGCGTTGCTGATTTCCGGGATTGCTGCTGAGTTGAGCCAGGAGCAGAAGAAAGCTGAAGGGGGAAGGGGCTGGTGGGTTTTGGGATGCCCTGCAGTGCCAAGGTGCCTCGTGCCATTTTAGGGCAAGGGGAAGCAGAGACCGCCCTGCATTTGCGCTGGGGAAAGGTTAAAATTGCCAGTAACTGGAAACCGGAGCTAtcctttcccagcagcagctgcagtgccGGATTCCCCACAGTGACCCAGCCTTGGAGGGATGCCACTGCCACTGAGCCAGCTCCCCAGCTTGCCTCCCTCACCTCTCTTGTGCAGCCAGCCCTCCTTCACGACTGACACTTCATTCATGGTGGTGCCGCGGGCTCTAAGCCCCTCTCTGCCGCAGGACTGGGGAAGCGGCTAACACTGGCACCAGCGGGAGGAGCGGCGAGAGCAGAGATGACCtgcaggagaagagagagatgcTCAAAGCTGGCAAAGCTCCTGAtgctcttctttcccctccctcaaGGGGAAGCAGCCGGTTTCAGCACAAAGCCACCCCCACATGCTGATTAAAAACTCCTCCGCTGCACCAGTTTCCCCAAAAAACCGCACccccaaaattaaaaatcagcacAGAGGCCTTGCAAACCTGGAGATGCTGGGATGGAGCAGGTTTGTTGGCACTGTCCCTTTACCTGGCTGCTGCACAACACgggattaaaaaaaccttggCAGGGTTGGACAAGCTTGGGGGGGGAGCATGGTCCCTTGCAAAACAAACAGctagagaaaaattaattggaGTCACCTGACAGGATTAACTTCCTGGACTCTGAAATCCCACTGCGCTGGGCGACGGAAGGCAGCAGGACAAGGGGACATGCCACATCCCAGCAATGGCTGGAGGGGATTGTCCCCACCTTGGGTTTCCCCAAAGTCACCTTGGGCTTACTGACCCCACCATCCCCTGGCTTTAATCAGAGTAAAATAAAACTCAGCCCCATAAATTTACAGCCAGGTGCAAGGGTTCGGGGTTTTCCAGCTGCATCCAAAGCAAGACAAGAGCCGGAGCAGCCTAAGATGAATTCCCTGGACACAGTGTTATCCCAATGGAGCTCCCGCTCCCTTCCAATCCCTCTGGATCAGTCCCAGCGCCTGCCTAACTCCCAAACCTCCAGCCTAGTTTTAAAACCTCTGATCTTGCCTTTAAAGCTCCCTCCACTGCAGGGATGAGGGGTTTTCCAAAGGGAAGCATGGCAGGCGGGagggaaataatttctgttcctTGCTCACATAAATCTGCCCATGCCTTCCCAATGGGAACCCCCTGCCCTGCAAGCATCCTGGGATGCTCCTGCAATCCCAGATGGGGAGGAGGATTTTGGGGACTCTGCTCGCCCCTGAGGCTCCTCCGCTCACCCAGCAGTGGGCAAGGACATGGGGCAGGCAGCCAGGCAATTCAGGCAGAACAAATACAGGCAGGACCTGGCAGTGCATGGAGCTAAtgtttctccagctgctgaagGGTGGATCTCCAGACGGATCTGCTCCTGGACAGGCTCTGGCAAAGAGCTCATTGatgttaattaaaaaggaaatagaaagcTTGCTGCAGAAAAGGGCTCTAATTAATTTCAGACCTGGCCTGGAAAGGCTGAGCCTGCTGCAAGTGTCCTACGAGGGACCTAGACCACAGATGCAAACGATGTCACAAGAggctttaataaaaaaatcccccaaattaTGAAAAACAGCCCCTAAATGAGTGATTTGATAGGGATGGAGGTTGCAGGATTTTGGGATTGGCTCATCCTGCGGCCATGCTTTGGCACAGCAGAGAGGTGTCAGCGCATCCACAGCATCGGAGGCAGGTAAAACAGTCAGGATGCAACGAGCCTTTGAACCCAGTGGCGGAGCAAAGATGTTTTTGGTGAGGTCTGGGCTCATTCACATCCAGGGCTTGTTTCTATGCTGTGCTAATTATCCCGGCTGCAAGTAAAAGCCTTCAATTGATTGTACTTGGCCTTTGATTATATTTTTGTGCAAAGCATGGGACAGCGAGGCTCTCAAACCCAGAGCCTGCAGACTTCACTGAGCCAACACCAAGTCCTCTTTCAAcagcaatatgaaaaaaaccaaacaccaaattGTTGCTTTTTGGGTGTGTTTAAGGATAATTATGACAGTGGGGAATCGCGATTCAGGAATCACCGGTGACTTGAAGCGTCAAACCCCATCACGGTCCCCTCCTCGTCCTTGCAGGCACTGGAGGATTTTTAATATGATCCTGACAGCTAACGAAGAGCGGGAACAAGCAGTGGTCATTAGACACATTCTCTGAGCCCTGATTGTTATGGTTACTTCCGATGATGGATGGGGATTGTATCTGCCACCAAGGGATCCTGACAGCCCCACAGACACCATGAGAGCGGTTTCCAGGCACACACCGAAAAGCGGCAATTAACAAACACACCAAGAAAGCCCCATTTCAGGTGCACTCAAGAAACTTTAAACCAGCTGTGAAGTGGCGCCATACAAGATTTGGATCTCAAAGTGTGGCGGCGTGCATCCTGTCCCGGGGACGAGTGGTGAGGAGCTTTCAGAGAAGGTTTGAAAGGTGTCAGTGCCAAAAGCCACAGAGATGACACGGCCTGAGCCCCCTCTTccagaggggcagggggggttgggTGCCGGGTACCCCCCTGGGCTgcaaaggcaggcaggaggctACAGTTGTTACTTACGTGGGGGCAAAGCACTTGGCCAGGCTCACCCAGGGgatggctggggagggggatgggtcccccactgctgctgctcctccctggGGGAGGATACTggggtgtatgtgtgtgtgtcccagcacagcctccccACCCAGCAGAGATGCCTCAATCTGCAGAGTCCCCAGATCCTGTTCTCCCATGGCAGAGCCCCCCCAGGCAAAAGGCAACCTCCAAACTCGAGGCCCACAAGGAGCCCTCCAAGCCCCCCCACCTCAGCCCCCTGGGACAGGGCCCTCCAAGCCTGCCAGGGCCCAGtatagccccccccccccagcctgccaggGCCCCCCACATCAGACCCCTAGGATAGCCCCCCCAAGCCTGCCAGGGCCCTAAGACAGGCCCCCCACGTCATCCACCTGGATAAGCACCCCCCCAAGCCTGCCTGGGCCACCCCCAGGACTGCCAGAGCCCCCCATCTCAGGCCCCCCAACCCTGCCTTGGGCCCACATTTCAGGCCCCCCAGCTTGCACAGACTCCCCAATCCAGTCACCCCTAGgacagagccccccccccccactgtaaggccaccccagcccagctcagctccccactgcatttccctccccccccgcccaacGGCAAGTGGTTCACTCCCCGCAGCatcccccgccccgcggcgggcgggcgcaTCGCGGGGCCATGGTGAGGGCGCACTCCCCTCGACCACTTCACGGGTGCTGCGGTCCCCGCGGTGCCCCTCAGGAGACGGGCGGGTCCATTGCGCGGCacgggggggcggcggcgcctcGCACCCCTGGCAGAGGGGCGCGGGTGGTGCGTTCCACGCGGCGCCCAGTGGGGGACGGGCGAGCCCATTGCGCGACGCGGGGttggggggagcagggccggCGCCTTACCTGTCATGGACGCCTCAGGCCCGGTCAGCTGCCGTCGCTCATCCCGGTAGCGGtggggctccccccccccgttccGCCTTATCAGCCCCGACGGCGCCCGCACTCCCGGAAACCCCGCCCGCTCCGGGCCCACGCACGCAGGAAGCGGAGACTGACGgggaggagggtggggggggtcgaggggggggacagagagggaaagacCCCGCTCGCCTGCCCGGGGCCGCACTGCGCAGGCGCCGCGTCGCCGCCTCCGACTGCGCATGCGGTGCGGGGGCAGCGCGCCTGCGCGTAGGGGGTGGGGGTGCACCACCTCCCAACGCACATGCGCCTCTCGTCCCGCCCGTAGGGGGCAGAAACACCTCCCGCTTCCGCTcatttgcatatatttaaatatagttGAATAACTACTCTATGACTACCCACGCACGGCCGAGGAGGGGGAGGAGCAAGGGAATGATGCTTGCTTGATGCCCACAAGGCATGGGCATGCACCAcccacccatgggtgcaccGAGCTGCTCCAGTCTCAGCACCCTgaggtggttttgggggggttccTGGCCACAGAATGGTGGCTCAACTGACACCAAACAGACTTGTTTCCACACTTTATTGCAAAAAGCTCCCCCACGAGCTGGCAGGTGCTGTAGAAAGCCAAAAATTGGGAAACCCCACTCATTTTCACACACCAAACCATGCCCGAAGCACAAAGACAACCTCCCAAAATAgggtaaaataaagaaattagttgtttttcttattaaaaagacTCACTGTTACGGCCCTGACTCACCACGCAGCTGCATCCACCCCCATTGTCtttattttggggagaaaaaaatgtcttttcaggGTTTGCAGCAACGCTGGACAGGTGCAGGGTGAAGACACTCCCAGGACGctgttgaaaataaattttgggggaaataaatattttctgtagacCCCCACAGTGTCCATTTTAGGTTTCACATTGGGATGAGCTTGAGCCTAAACCAGCAAGCGGCGGATTGAAGGTGTTGCTTAAATCAAGGcaatttggggattttttgagCCCCCAAGGAGTTTTTTtgaagcttttgttttttgtttttttggtggttttttttggaggCTGCTCTGAAATCCTTAAAAATTAAGGATCCCCACAGCAAGCCGCCACTCTGTAATGACTATTTACAGAGTTGCTTTGGTGCAAATTcctaaatacaggaaaaaaaaaacccctgcagaggaaaaatcagaaaaaatagggaaaaaaccccctctATATGGAGTTCTCCAGGTCTGAATTCCTAAATACAGGAAAGAAcctgcagagaagggaaaaatgggggggtgggggcagtggggaggaGGTTTTGATGCTGGTAGGAGATGGAGAGCAACGATTTGGCCTCACACCTGCTGGCTTTgtgggctggggcaggcagggatgccCAGCAGGCAGGAAATCTGGTGGGAAGggcttttcccctcttccctcctgttTTCCCATGGGATTAGTGTTTCCCTATGGAATTAAGCCTTTCCCCATGGGATTAAGCGTCTCCCTGTGGGATTAGCATTGTTTCCCCGTGGGATTAGCaaggaggaaggcaggatgAGACTCTGCTGGTTCTTGAGGGTGAATAAATGGGATGGCGGACAGTGGGTGACCGTCAGGAGGGAAGCGGACAAGCAGAAAACTGTGCGGGAAGAAGCATCACGGGATCAATCtggtttcttccccagccaTTTAAAGATGCTAACGGTGCCAGCGCTGTCCATCTGAGCACCAGGGGTCTCTCTGGTGCTGCTCACCTTCCcgcacccccaggtccttttgATCGTCACCCGAATTTCGGGTTCGCTTTTATCCTTTGTGCTGGTGACATTGCCATCCTGGGCTTTGACTGACACAGCGGCAATACTGATGCCGCCAATTTTGGATGCCACCGGTTGTGGTTTTGCCACCATACGGATACCAGCGGCGTTCCTGTGACCAAGCTGCTGGATGGCGGCAGTGACGGTGACGGGTTTGGCTTCTGAACTGGTGGCTTTTGCCTTGATGGTCCCTCCCAGCTCAGTGCTTTCCTTACGGGGAGGTTTGGCGAGTTTTTTTAGGACGCCAGCGTACTGGAGGACAGAGCAGTTGTCGTCACTCTTGGTGTCTTTGTCCCCATCGGTCCCCAAGGTGTCACCCAGTCTGCTGAAGACCCCCATGGGCTGGGAGACGAGGGGGGGTAGCCTGTCAGCACCTGCACCTCCATTTTGGGTGCTTGATTTaccctccccttcctcttcgTCCCCCAAATTCTGCCACTGTCACAGAGGCAAGATGGATGCTGGCCTTGCCCGTGAAGCGTTTTGAGATGTAATGATGCAAAACGCTGCCTGCAGCAATTAAATTAATGATTAGGCTACAAAACAGGTCTTTAAATCACCCATAAAATCATATTCCCTCTTATTTTTCTTGAGGGGCTGAGTCTGCAACTTGTTTTACACCCTGAGACTTCCATGCTGAGGTTTTTACCcccagaggagagaaaaaatcaCCTGTATCCCCAAATAAAGAGCTTTTTACCtccagaggagagaaaaaatcgCCTGTATCCCCAAATAAAGAGCTTTTTGCCtccagaggagagaaaaaaatcacctgtatCCACCATTAAAGGGGTCAAAATAGAAGCGCAGACAGGGATCACCCAGGGATTGGGGATCTGCTTGCCTTCGGTGGCTCCATCCTGCTTTTCCCCGGTGTTTCCCCACCATTTTCTGGTTATTTCAAGGTTCCTTCAGCCCCTCTGCAGTGAGCAGGCAGCTGTGAACCCCAAAATAATGTTCGGGGAGAGGACCCTCATGTGAGGATCTTGGTGGGGTTTGGCACAGCTGCTGCGAGTGACAGCTGAATGGTCCTGCAGCCAAAAACCCGCATCCTCTCACTTTCCCTCCTGTGGTCGCGTCCACTTTTGCCTCGGCTCCCAGGCGGTCAAAGACGGACGTCCTCTGCAGACCTGcagttttcaagaaaacatGGTTTTTTGGAGGTATCCCCAGAAAATGAAGCTACGTTGGGTCAGTGCCGAGGGCTTGTGGCCTTTCAGCCCCATCCTACCGTCAGGGCACTTGGCAAAATAAAATCCACTCGATAAAAGCGTGCAAACAGCCACCTGCCCTCTTCTTCCTAAGGCTTAAATGGACTTGAGCAGAACCTTTACAGCTTGCAGTGAGTAAATATATCCTTGGAATAACACAACTTCTACCCAGTAACTCTCTGGATATGAAAATTCTAGTGGGATTTGTAATGACGGGCTAAATTGGGACTAAACTGGGcttctggaagagaaaatgaagatcaAAATCCTCCGCTGGTACCTTTGGCCACTTGCTGCTCCAGGATTTTCTTTGTCCTTGGCGTGGTGCCCTTGGGCATGTTAATGATGtatttcccttccatttctgcTGTCACCCGGCAGCGTTTTACTGGGATCATTGGATTTTTGTCTGCCACATCACATAAACCTGGTGGGATGAAGGAAGAATGAATTGAGAGCTCTTGTTACAACAAGACTTAGGGGGTGGAAGGGTTTTATGAGCGCTTGGACACAATCCTGGGCTCGAGTGAGCTCTGAAACTGGCTGCTTCAGATCTCCCGCAGCACTGGGGCTCTGCAAACACCCTCCCCCACTGTCTCTAGCTACTCCCAAccacaaaatcacagaattgtttgggctggaagggactttAAAGACCATCCACCCcttgctgtgggcagggacatctcccactagaccaggttgctcccAGCCCggtccaacctggccttgaacaggGTGGGGGCATCCATAGCTTCTCTAagcaacctgttcctgtgccCCACCACCCCGACAGTC includes:
- the LOC104318810 gene encoding uncharacterized protein C19orf47 homolog isoform X1; protein product: MVSVTMVTSKWIQFFREAGIPPGPAVNYAVMFVDNRIQKNMLMDLNKEIMNELGITVVGDIIAILKHTKIMYRQEMYKAATKFLYPGSPNIQAELRRNANSAESASRMIANSLSRDSPPATPLRQRPHASSISVTVSNKLASAKAGREDKNPMIPVKRCRVTAEMEGKYIINMPKGTTPRTKKILEQQVAKGLQRTSVFDRLGAEAKVDATTGGKPMGVFSRLGDTLGTDGDKDTKSDDNCSVLQYAGVLKKLAKPPRKESTELGGTIKAKATSSEAKPVTVTAAIQQLGHRNAAGIRMVAKPQPVASKIGGISIAAVSVKAQDGNVTSTKDKSEPEIRVTIKRTWGCGKVSSTRETPGAQMDSAGTVSIFKWLGKKPD
- the LOC104318810 gene encoding uncharacterized protein C19orf47-like isoform X2, whose product is MVSVTMVTSKWIQFFREAGIPPGPAVNYAVMFVDNRIQKNMLMDLNKEIMNELGITVVGDIIAILKHTKIMYRQEMYKAATKFLYPGSPNIQAELRRNANSADRMIANSLSRDSPPATPLRQRPHASSISVTVSNKLASAKAGLCDVADKNPMIPVKRCRVTAEMEGKYIINMPKGTTPRTKKILEQQVAKGLQRTSVFDRLGAEAKVDATTGGKPMGVFSRLGDTLGTDGDKDTKSDDNCSVLQYAGVLKKLAKPPRKESTELGGTIKAKATSSEAKPVTVTAAIQQLGHRNAAGIRMVAKPQPVASKIGGISIAAVSVKAQDGNVTSTKDKSEPEIRVTIKRTWGCGKVSSTRETPGAQMDSAGTVSIFKWLGKKPD